One window of Bacillus alkalicellulosilyticus genomic DNA carries:
- the yicI gene encoding alpha-xylosidase yields the protein MKFSDGQWLTREEYSIINPVEVHDYVKRDDSLTLFAPPKPIVNRSGELDSPLIEVNLSSPIQDVIRVQVYHHKGVKRAGPHFSVAKDPDHSAIVSECENYLTFTSGKVSAKIHKENQWSLDFDYNGKRLTSSGFKGMGYVKEGNTNTYMKEELSLGVGEYVYGLGERFTSFVKNGQSVDIWNKDGGTSSEQTYKNIPFYITNKGYGVFINHPELVSLEVASEKVSKVQFSVEGEYLDYYLIGGESMKGVLENYTTLTGKPALPPAWSFGLWLTTSFTTNYDEQTVNSFIDGMAERDLPLHVFHFDCFWMKEFHWCNFEWDERVFPEPEAMLQRLKDKGLKICVWINPYIAQRSHLFDEAVEHGYLLKKENGDVWQWDLWQPGMGIVDFTNPDACRWYANKLERLVDMGVDSFKTDFGERIPTDVVYFDRSDPKKMHNYYSFIYNKVVFDVLEEKLGKGEAALFARSATAGGQQFPVHWGGDCTATYESMAESLRGGLSLGVSGFGFWSHDIGGFESNATADVYKRWIAFGLLSSHSRLHGNSSYRVPWLYDEEAVDVLRFFTKLKCSLMPYLFNQAVESATKGIPMMRPMVVEFSDDPTCETLERQYMLGDSLLVAPIFSEDGFVTYYLPAGETWTNFLTGETVAGGVWRKEKHEYQSIPLFVRSNTIIAIGANETKPDYEYASGVEFQVFELKDGNEISTQVCSLQGQRQVTLKASRNGNDMSFNLDGVSLDWSIKLRGYQAIENVVGGTAVTEDNGIRIIANQGETTLKVRR from the coding sequence ATGAAATTTTCAGATGGTCAGTGGTTAACTAGAGAAGAGTATTCAATTATTAATCCTGTTGAAGTGCATGATTATGTCAAACGTGACGATTCGTTAACTTTGTTTGCCCCTCCAAAACCGATTGTGAACCGTTCGGGTGAATTAGATTCACCTTTAATTGAGGTGAATCTATCGTCGCCAATTCAAGATGTCATTCGAGTGCAAGTTTATCACCATAAAGGAGTAAAGCGAGCTGGTCCTCATTTTTCAGTTGCAAAAGACCCTGACCATTCAGCTATCGTTTCTGAATGTGAAAATTATTTAACGTTTACAAGCGGAAAGGTAAGCGCCAAAATTCATAAAGAGAATCAATGGTCCTTGGATTTTGATTATAATGGAAAGCGCTTAACCTCTAGTGGATTTAAAGGTATGGGATATGTTAAAGAAGGAAACACCAATACTTACATGAAAGAAGAGCTTTCCCTTGGTGTTGGTGAGTATGTATATGGCCTTGGAGAACGTTTTACATCGTTTGTGAAAAACGGCCAATCCGTCGACATCTGGAACAAGGACGGGGGAACGAGTTCAGAACAAACCTATAAAAATATTCCTTTTTACATAACAAATAAAGGTTATGGTGTTTTTATCAATCATCCTGAATTGGTTTCACTTGAGGTTGCCTCTGAAAAGGTGTCAAAAGTTCAATTTAGTGTAGAAGGCGAGTATTTAGATTATTACCTTATTGGTGGAGAGTCAATGAAGGGAGTGCTTGAAAATTATACAACACTTACAGGCAAACCTGCTTTACCACCGGCTTGGTCATTTGGTCTATGGTTAACAACATCGTTCACGACCAATTATGATGAACAAACAGTCAATTCATTTATTGATGGCATGGCAGAACGAGACTTGCCGTTGCACGTCTTCCATTTTGACTGCTTTTGGATGAAGGAATTCCATTGGTGTAACTTTGAGTGGGATGAGCGCGTCTTTCCAGAGCCTGAGGCGATGCTTCAACGATTGAAGGACAAAGGGTTAAAGATATGTGTATGGATTAACCCATATATAGCCCAACGCTCCCATTTGTTTGATGAAGCAGTAGAGCATGGGTATTTATTGAAAAAAGAAAATGGTGATGTATGGCAATGGGATTTGTGGCAACCTGGTATGGGAATTGTTGATTTTACGAATCCGGATGCGTGTAGATGGTATGCCAATAAGCTAGAACGACTAGTTGATATGGGAGTGGACTCGTTTAAAACCGATTTCGGTGAGCGAATTCCAACGGATGTTGTCTACTTTGATAGGTCAGACCCTAAGAAAATGCATAACTATTATTCGTTTATCTATAATAAAGTTGTTTTTGATGTTTTAGAAGAAAAATTAGGCAAGGGAGAGGCAGCTTTATTTGCGCGGTCTGCTACGGCTGGAGGTCAACAGTTTCCTGTTCATTGGGGCGGAGATTGTACGGCGACTTATGAATCAATGGCAGAAAGCTTACGTGGTGGGTTATCCCTTGGTGTATCAGGATTTGGGTTTTGGAGTCATGATATTGGTGGATTTGAAAGCAATGCAACAGCGGATGTTTATAAAAGATGGATTGCCTTTGGGCTTTTATCAAGTCATAGCCGACTTCACGGCAATAGCTCATATCGAGTGCCTTGGTTGTATGATGAGGAAGCAGTGGATGTTTTACGCTTTTTCACAAAACTAAAATGTAGCTTAATGCCATACCTGTTTAATCAGGCTGTTGAGTCGGCGACAAAAGGAATTCCAATGATGCGTCCGATGGTAGTCGAATTTAGTGATGACCCAACTTGTGAAACGCTTGAACGCCAATATATGCTTGGTGACTCGTTGCTCGTCGCACCAATCTTTAGTGAGGACGGTTTTGTCACGTATTATTTACCAGCAGGAGAGACGTGGACGAACTTCTTAACTGGAGAGACGGTAGCGGGGGGAGTATGGCGTAAAGAAAAACATGAATATCAGAGCATTCCATTATTTGTTCGCTCCAACACGATTATAGCCATCGGGGCCAATGAAACTAAACCAGATTATGAATATGCTTCAGGTGTAGAATTTCAAGTGTTTGAGTTAAAAGATGGAAATGAAATATCTACTCAAGTTTGTTCATTACAAGGACAGCGACAAGTCACATTAAAAGCGAGTAGAAATGGAAATGATATGTCTTTCAACCTAGACGGAGTTTCATTAGATTGGAGCATAAAGCTTCGTGGCTATCAAGCGATTGAGAATGTAGTCGGTGGTACAGCGGTAACCGAGGATAATGGCATAAGAATTATTGCCAACCAGGGAGAAACGACTTTGAAAGTGAGACGATAA
- a CDS encoding CPBP family intramembrane glutamic endopeptidase: protein MPFTFQFLLFLIPGFLCYMGFYYWTPLFIRRGFSLVLSFWFFLWVPVLLLLPLSLVLFYIEVGAFTFPEIVERFRLLPINGSDWIWIGAAIFITIVCDQLLEPIGKYFAKRKGFLPPSYLPAPFHPLRKIKLPPREFFGVQLQGNWSFLFIFITLHIIAMFSEEMMWRGYLLPVQELMFGEVAWVVNGLLWAWVVHACLKWHFIGMLPSMLVAPFIAQFTGSTWASFAVHAIGNSPLWILLFFGVISSTSPEQSNTNKEHIHL from the coding sequence ATGCCTTTTACATTTCAATTTTTATTATTTTTGATTCCTGGATTCCTTTGTTATATGGGCTTTTATTATTGGACACCTTTATTTATACGACGCGGTTTTTCTTTGGTTTTATCGTTTTGGTTTTTTCTTTGGGTCCCTGTGTTGCTATTACTCCCCCTATCGTTAGTATTATTTTATATTGAAGTAGGAGCATTTACTTTCCCTGAAATTGTTGAACGATTTCGGCTTCTACCTATTAACGGATCAGATTGGATATGGATTGGTGCAGCAATTTTTATTACCATTGTATGTGACCAATTGTTAGAACCTATTGGTAAGTACTTTGCAAAAAGAAAAGGTTTTTTACCACCGTCTTATCTACCCGCTCCATTTCATCCTTTACGAAAAATAAAACTTCCACCTCGTGAATTTTTTGGTGTACAGCTTCAAGGAAATTGGTCTTTTTTATTTATTTTTATTACACTACATATCATCGCCATGTTTAGTGAAGAAATGATGTGGCGCGGCTATTTATTACCCGTTCAGGAGTTAATGTTTGGAGAAGTCGCGTGGGTTGTCAATGGGTTGCTATGGGCCTGGGTGGTTCATGCTTGTTTAAAATGGCATTTTATTGGGATGTTGCCAAGTATGTTAGTAGCTCCTTTTATTGCTCAGTTTACCGGCTCAACATGGGCATCTTTTGCTGTTCATGCCATAGGTAACTCACCCTTATGGATTTTATTATTTTTTGGTGTGATTTCCTCTACATCACCTGAACAATCAAATACGAATAAAGAACATATTCACTTGTAG
- the tlp gene encoding small acid-soluble spore protein Tlp produces the protein MANHQQPKPDDRSDNVEKLQNMIHNTIENIEASEETLRYTDSEEERQNIEAKNRRREDSIESFRNEIRDEARDNK, from the coding sequence ATGGCTAATCATCAACAACCAAAACCAGACGATAGAAGCGATAATGTAGAAAAATTACAAAACATGATTCATAATACGATTGAAAACATTGAGGCTTCAGAAGAAACACTTCGCTATACAGATTCTGAAGAAGAACGACAAAATATTGAAGCAAAAAACCGAAGACGGGAAGATTCAATTGAGTCGTTTAGAAATGAAATCAGAGACGAAGCACGAGACAATAAGTAA
- a CDS encoding NlpC/P60 family protein → MKPLHAQVKIVICSVLALLLCLSSFQFQVGAQAVQNVPTAGIAINGKIVDGINPIRVDGEMFLPFVQLSNILGYKDIRFESGTKTYQITDGSTLVRITMGGTRARRGDEFINIQAPRWINETAYVSLSAASVLFNSNVSFRPENGSIQVQKPASHYVVRSGDSLWAIAQAHHTTVQAFMAANNLTNHTIFPGQRLVIPPRNQTREMEPVRDERPVPAPSPSTTPAAQLRTNVINTAQQFIGAGYKFGATLQEAPRLFDCSSYTQYVFRLNGITLPRTSREQASMGVAVTNLQPGDLLFFTDSQLYSDGRVGHLGIYMGNGAMIHASSSRGVHIVPSVMTNNYWRRNYLFAKRIIQ, encoded by the coding sequence ATGAAACCATTACATGCGCAAGTAAAAATAGTCATTTGTAGCGTACTTGCACTTTTATTATGTCTTTCATCGTTTCAGTTCCAAGTCGGTGCTCAAGCGGTTCAAAACGTTCCAACAGCAGGTATTGCGATTAATGGCAAAATCGTAGACGGGATAAACCCAATCCGGGTCGATGGAGAAATGTTTCTTCCGTTTGTACAATTATCGAATATTTTAGGTTATAAGGATATTCGTTTTGAAAGTGGAACGAAAACCTATCAAATTACAGATGGTTCTACCCTAGTTCGAATTACAATGGGTGGAACAAGAGCAAGACGAGGGGATGAATTTATTAACATTCAAGCCCCACGCTGGATAAATGAAACAGCGTATGTTTCTTTATCGGCAGCTAGTGTACTCTTTAACTCGAATGTGTCATTTAGACCAGAAAACGGTTCAATCCAAGTGCAAAAGCCAGCATCTCATTATGTTGTTCGTTCTGGTGATTCACTATGGGCTATTGCTCAAGCTCATCATACGACCGTTCAAGCATTCATGGCCGCTAACAACTTAACGAACCATACCATTTTCCCTGGACAACGATTAGTAATTCCGCCAAGAAATCAAACAAGGGAAATGGAACCTGTTCGAGATGAAAGACCAGTGCCTGCTCCTAGTCCAAGCACTACTCCTGCGGCACAATTGCGTACGAATGTAATCAATACAGCACAACAGTTTATCGGAGCAGGATATAAATTTGGTGCCACATTACAAGAAGCACCGCGTTTATTTGATTGTTCATCATACACGCAATATGTGTTCCGATTAAACGGAATTACGTTACCAAGAACATCTAGAGAACAAGCGAGCATGGGAGTCGCTGTTACAAACCTACAACCAGGGGATTTATTGTTTTTTACAGATTCTCAATTGTATTCTGATGGGCGTGTAGGACACCTTGGTATTTATATGGGTAATGGAGCCATGATCCATGCTTCATCTTCAAGAGGCGTTCATATCGTACCAAGTGTAATGACGAATAATTATTGGAGAAGAAATTACTTATTTGCAAAACGAATCATTCAATGA
- a CDS encoding YveK family protein produces MSIEQGSKAKEIDLKNIFNVIKKRFWIVILVTTISAMACWYYTSKGPIPIYETSARIIIPENNNYINTLLVVLKEPAVLERVIAELELNYSVEGLRNQIYAQRIDESQVVTIGAYHTDPTLAQSIANTTATIYIEEVVKILNFKGIELLSEAREPTYPMNIRDNTKIWIVAIAFGVAAGVGLIFLVDSLDNTVKTERELEKLLGVPVFGRVSKITRRTTSRKQKQTHPIYRGETIGS; encoded by the coding sequence GTGAGTATTGAACAGGGGAGTAAAGCCAAAGAAATAGATTTAAAAAATATTTTTAATGTGATTAAAAAAAGATTTTGGATTGTCATTCTAGTGACCACAATCTCCGCAATGGCTTGTTGGTATTATACATCTAAAGGCCCAATTCCAATTTATGAAACATCTGCTCGTATTATTATACCTGAAAATAATAATTACATTAATACTCTACTCGTTGTGCTTAAAGAACCAGCTGTGCTTGAGCGAGTAATAGCGGAACTAGAGTTAAACTATTCTGTAGAAGGTCTGAGAAATCAAATTTATGCGCAACGAATTGATGAGTCACAAGTCGTGACCATTGGAGCATATCATACGGATCCAACTTTAGCTCAAAGTATTGCAAATACAACTGCAACTATATATATAGAAGAAGTTGTAAAAATTTTAAATTTTAAAGGAATAGAGCTATTATCAGAGGCAAGAGAACCAACCTATCCGATGAATATCAGAGATAATACAAAAATTTGGATAGTGGCTATCGCATTTGGAGTTGCAGCTGGAGTTGGTCTCATCTTTTTAGTAGATAGCTTGGACAATACAGTAAAAACTGAACGTGAGCTTGAGAAGCTGTTAGGAGTTCCTGTATTCGGTAGGGTATCAAAAATTACAAGACGAACAACGTCCAGGAAACAAAAACAAACCCATCCTATTTATCGAGGTGAAACCATTGGTTCGTAG
- a CDS encoding CpsD/CapB family tyrosine-protein kinase, with translation MVRRMIEKSLITLKRPQSIIAEQYSNIRTNIEFSMYEHNAKTIVVTSPTAGEGKSTMITNLAFSLAQEGKKVLIIDSNVRHPSIHHYFKMKNVVGLTNVLVGQKPLSEAITITEHNIAVITSGPIPANSTQLFASSVMIELLDAVKEQFDVVLLDSAPVLEGMDTKTFAGRCDGVILVVSRGKTENDEAIEAKQILDVAKANVMGIVLNAKTNSFLKRRHRGFFQV, from the coding sequence TTGGTTCGTAGAATGATTGAAAAAAGCTTAATTACATTAAAAAGGCCGCAGTCAATAATTGCTGAACAATACAGTAACATCCGAACGAATATTGAATTCTCGATGTATGAACATAACGCAAAGACGATTGTAGTGACGTCTCCCACTGCAGGTGAAGGGAAATCAACGATGATTACAAACTTAGCTTTTTCGTTAGCGCAAGAAGGAAAAAAGGTACTCATCATCGATTCCAATGTTAGGCACCCATCAATACACCATTATTTTAAAATGAAAAATGTGGTTGGGCTAACGAATGTATTGGTAGGACAAAAACCATTAAGTGAAGCCATTACTATAACAGAACATAACATTGCTGTAATAACTAGTGGACCGATTCCAGCGAACTCTACTCAACTGTTTGCCTCTTCGGTCATGATTGAATTGCTTGATGCTGTGAAAGAACAATTTGATGTAGTCCTTCTCGACTCCGCTCCTGTGTTAGAAGGGATGGATACGAAAACATTTGCGGGGCGTTGTGATGGTGTCATCCTTGTTGTTAGTAGAGGGAAGACTGAAAATGATGAAGCGATTGAAGCAAAACAAATACTAGATGTTGCAAAAGCTAATGTGATGGGCATTGTATTAAACGCCAAAACTAACTCATTCTTAAAGCGACGCCATCGTGGCTTTTTCCAAGTATAA
- a CDS encoding polysaccharide biosynthesis protein yields MAYRQRLPLLIIIDSLLLATIVFLSNALTSSLEMLSMSLIISGMVLLLSHHLFSFIYHLYHKAWEYASIGELLIIVKIVTLSVLLVGLSSIIIGSFQMSFLAVTWMLYLLAIGGSRFCWRVLRDSVMSKNPLKRKTLIVGAGSAGRMVARQLQCSTDTDLHPVAFIDDDYRKHNLDIFGIPVVGGIEHIKEVVEQLDIDNIVIAIPSLSRKELNKIFQECSKTKANTKILPLLEDLVTGKISVNQFRDVQVEDLLGRDPVDLDIESIKDYVSEKVVLVTGAGGSIGSEICRQISKFEPHTLVLLGHGENSIYAIEMELKTRFRDSGIHFLTEIADIQDGKKMKQIMSKYRPDVIYHAAAHKHVPLMERNPEEAVKNNVIGTMNVAEAASLANVDTFVLISSDKAVNPTSVMGSTKRLAEMVVQHFNTISTTRFIAVRFGNVLGSRGSVIPLFTKQIQNGGPVTVTHPEMVRYFMTIPEASRLVIQAGSLAKGGETFVLDMGEPVKIVDLARNLIKLSGHSIDEIEITYSGIRPGEKLFEELLHEDEVHEEQIYPNIYVGKTSDIFIEEIEDIILTFNLHDQKTLAERLVALANKKSEQPNPVSIPG; encoded by the coding sequence ATGGCGTATCGCCAACGATTGCCTTTACTGATTATCATCGATTCGCTATTGCTTGCTACGATTGTATTCTTAAGCAACGCATTAACGTCAAGTCTCGAGATGCTTTCCATGTCTCTTATCATAAGTGGTATGGTTCTATTGCTAAGCCATCATCTTTTTTCTTTTATTTACCACTTATATCATAAGGCTTGGGAATATGCGAGTATTGGTGAATTACTGATTATCGTTAAAATTGTAACTCTTTCCGTATTGCTAGTTGGTTTATCAAGTATCATCATAGGATCGTTTCAAATGTCATTTTTAGCGGTGACATGGATGTTGTATTTACTTGCCATTGGCGGGTCAAGGTTTTGTTGGAGGGTCCTTCGTGATTCGGTCATGAGCAAGAATCCGTTAAAAAGAAAGACTCTAATTGTTGGAGCCGGTTCTGCAGGAAGAATGGTGGCCAGACAGTTGCAATGTAGTACTGATACAGATTTACATCCAGTTGCATTCATAGATGATGATTACCGAAAACATAATCTTGATATTTTTGGGATTCCGGTTGTAGGTGGAATTGAGCATATAAAAGAAGTTGTAGAACAACTAGACATAGATAACATTGTCATTGCGATTCCTTCGCTTAGTCGTAAAGAGTTAAATAAGATTTTTCAAGAATGCTCGAAAACAAAAGCAAACACTAAAATCCTTCCTTTACTAGAGGATTTAGTGACAGGGAAAATCTCTGTCAACCAATTCCGGGATGTGCAAGTGGAGGATTTACTCGGTCGAGACCCTGTCGATTTAGATATCGAAAGCATCAAGGATTATGTGAGTGAAAAGGTTGTCTTAGTAACAGGGGCTGGGGGATCAATAGGTTCGGAAATTTGCCGACAAATCTCGAAATTTGAACCACATACACTTGTGTTGTTAGGACACGGAGAAAACAGCATTTATGCGATTGAAATGGAACTAAAAACGAGATTTCGAGACTCTGGGATTCACTTTTTAACAGAAATTGCTGATATCCAAGATGGTAAGAAAATGAAACAAATTATGAGTAAATATCGTCCAGATGTGATTTATCATGCGGCAGCTCATAAACATGTTCCACTGATGGAAAGAAATCCAGAAGAAGCCGTGAAGAACAATGTGATAGGAACGATGAATGTCGCCGAGGCAGCAAGTCTTGCCAATGTCGATACATTTGTTCTTATCTCATCAGATAAAGCCGTAAACCCAACGAGCGTAATGGGTTCGACTAAACGGTTAGCTGAAATGGTGGTTCAACACTTTAATACAATAAGTACAACGAGGTTCATTGCTGTTCGGTTTGGAAATGTCCTAGGAAGTCGAGGAAGTGTAATTCCACTCTTTACCAAACAAATTCAAAATGGTGGACCTGTCACAGTAACTCATCCTGAGATGGTTCGTTATTTTATGACGATCCCTGAAGCCTCTCGCTTAGTCATTCAAGCGGGTAGCTTAGCCAAAGGCGGAGAAACATTTGTCCTTGATATGGGTGAACCTGTGAAAATCGTTGACCTAGCGCGAAATTTAATTAAGTTATCCGGTCATTCCATTGATGAAATTGAAATCACATATTCAGGCATTAGACCCGGTGAAAAGCTGTTTGAGGAATTGTTACATGAAGATGAAGTGCATGAAGAGCAAATCTATCCAAATATATACGTTGGAAAAACATCAGATATCTTCATCGAAGAAATTGAAGATATCATTTTAACGTTTAACTTACATGACCAAAAGACGTTAGCTGAACGTCTAGTTGCATTAGCCAATAAAAAGAGCGAACAGCCAAATCCTGTTTCTATTCCAGGATAG
- the galU gene encoding UTP--glucose-1-phosphate uridylyltransferase GalU, producing the protein MTVKKAIIPAAGLGTRFLPATKAMPKEMLPIVDKPTIQYIVEEAVASGIEDIIIVTGKGKRAIEDHFDHSFELEQTLLNKGKYELLDEVQKSSKLVDIHYIRQKEPKGLGHAIWCARKFIGDEPFAVLLGDDIVKAEKPCLLQMIEQYNRYHSSIIGVQQVPDEDVSRYGIVAGTPMEERLFNVKSLVEKPAVEEAPSNLAILGRYILSPRIFSILENQEIGAGGEIQLTDAIASLNKLEQVYAFDFEGVRYDVGEKMGFIQTTIEMALQRDDLRFELLQYLSNLMEKEYIK; encoded by the coding sequence ATGACCGTAAAAAAAGCGATAATACCCGCTGCGGGATTAGGAACGCGATTTCTTCCAGCAACAAAGGCGATGCCAAAAGAAATGCTTCCGATTGTTGATAAGCCAACAATTCAATACATAGTAGAGGAAGCTGTAGCATCAGGAATTGAAGACATTATCATTGTTACTGGAAAAGGAAAACGTGCAATTGAAGACCATTTTGACCATTCGTTTGAACTCGAACAAACTCTTTTAAACAAAGGGAAATACGAGTTATTAGATGAAGTCCAAAAATCTTCTAAACTCGTAGACATTCACTATATTAGACAAAAAGAACCTAAAGGACTTGGGCATGCGATTTGGTGTGCCCGAAAATTTATAGGCGATGAGCCGTTTGCAGTGTTATTAGGGGATGACATTGTAAAGGCAGAAAAGCCATGCTTGCTTCAAATGATTGAACAGTACAATAGATACCATTCTTCAATCATTGGCGTACAACAAGTACCAGATGAAGACGTGTCAAGATACGGAATCGTCGCTGGAACACCGATGGAAGAACGATTATTTAATGTAAAAAGTTTAGTAGAAAAGCCGGCTGTAGAAGAAGCTCCTTCTAATTTAGCGATTTTAGGTCGCTATATCTTAAGTCCGAGAATTTTCTCAATTTTAGAAAATCAAGAAATTGGTGCTGGCGGAGAAATTCAATTAACAGATGCGATTGCCTCATTAAATAAACTAGAACAAGTGTATGCCTTTGATTTTGAGGGTGTCCGTTATGATGTTGGAGAAAAAATGGGCTTTATTCAAACCACGATTGAAATGGCATTGCAACGAGATGATTTACGGTTTGAGTTGTTACAATATTTGTCTAACTTAATGGAAAAAGAATATATAAAATAG
- a CDS encoding glycosyltransferase family 4 protein encodes MPKKILFIATVDYHFNVFHLPVMKWFKEQGWDVHIAAAGEMELPFTDKKHSISIQRSPFSVQNVKALFQLKNIIKENQYDIVHCHTPLGGVLGRLAASTERKNGLKVIYTAHGFHFCKGAPKLNWFIYYPIEKGLAYFTDTLITINEEDYALAKEKEFKAQYIEHVHGVGIDPEKFQPIDEKVKKLFRKKYGYRDDEILLYFAAEFNKNKNQIMLLKALDIVKEKVPKVRLIFCGEGPMLQDVQAEVFKLALLNWIDFLGYRNDIDSLVKMSDIGVSASYREGLPVNIMEAMSCGLPVVATENRGHLELISDGENGFIIEKDNVEQFAERIIQLAKNEELRRELGQNGRKLIESKYTSAKIVNKLKLIYQKHMKKKGESKWATQ; translated from the coding sequence ATGCCTAAAAAAATCCTGTTTATTGCTACAGTAGATTATCATTTTAATGTCTTTCATTTGCCAGTAATGAAGTGGTTCAAAGAACAAGGCTGGGACGTTCATATCGCGGCTGCAGGAGAGATGGAATTACCGTTCACAGATAAAAAACATTCTATATCAATCCAAAGGTCACCGTTTAGTGTTCAAAATGTGAAAGCATTATTTCAATTAAAAAACATCATAAAGGAAAATCAATATGACATCGTGCATTGTCATACACCTTTAGGTGGAGTGTTAGGTCGATTGGCCGCCAGTACAGAACGAAAAAACGGCTTGAAAGTCATCTATACAGCACACGGCTTTCACTTTTGCAAAGGGGCGCCTAAACTTAATTGGTTCATTTATTATCCAATTGAAAAAGGGTTAGCTTACTTTACAGATACATTAATTACGATAAACGAAGAAGACTACGCCTTAGCGAAAGAAAAAGAATTTAAAGCTCAATACATTGAACATGTTCACGGTGTTGGTATTGATCCTGAGAAATTTCAACCGATTGACGAAAAAGTAAAGAAGCTTTTCAGAAAGAAATATGGGTATCGTGATGATGAAATCCTGTTGTATTTCGCCGCCGAATTCAACAAAAACAAAAACCAAATTATGCTGCTGAAAGCCTTAGATATCGTGAAGGAAAAAGTTCCAAAAGTAAGGCTTATTTTTTGTGGGGAAGGCCCAATGCTCCAAGATGTTCAAGCGGAAGTGTTCAAGCTTGCCCTTTTAAACTGGATTGATTTTCTTGGATACCGAAACGACATTGATTCGCTTGTGAAAATGAGCGACATCGGTGTATCCGCAAGCTATCGCGAAGGTCTTCCAGTCAACATTATGGAAGCCATGTCATGTGGCCTTCCGGTTGTTGCTACAGAAAATCGCGGACATTTGGAGTTAATTAGCGACGGTGAAAACGGGTTTATCATCGAAAAAGATAACGTCGAACAATTTGCCGAAAGAATCATCCAACTAGCGAAAAACGAGGAGTTACGGAGAGAGCTAGGACAAAACGGACGGAAGCTTATAGAAAGCAAATACACTTCAGCAAAAATAGTAAACAAGCTGAAGCTAATTTATCAGAAGCACATGAAGAAGAAGGGAGAGTCAAAGTGGGCGACCCAGTAA
- a CDS encoding glycosyltransferase family 1 protein: MGDPVRILHVVVNMNRGGAETLLMNLYRNIDRTKIQFDFLTCYEGVFDEEIRGLGGQIHRIPYVPDVGHFGYVKALQDFFQTHPQYKVVHSHMDKMTGIVLDVAKRNQIPVRIAHSHNTSSEGGIAAKLYKWYAGTKIIPSATHLFACSEKAANWLYSSKSNLAKVIKNGIETSYFQFSKETREEMKKELQLHEDAVVIGHIGRFNHQKNHAFLIDIFQETLKTIPNAILVLAGDGPLRSEIEKKIKVQNLEDRVKVLGVRSDINRLLQVFDVFVFPSFHEGLPVTLIEAQGAGVPCVITDVISTEVDMGMGLISFVPLKEKELWVNHIHRSIVNSKNRSNVTSNLEKNGYDIKQTAQWTQGFYLGFR, translated from the coding sequence GTGGGCGACCCAGTAAGAATTCTACACGTAGTTGTAAACATGAATCGGGGTGGTGCAGAAACGCTCTTAATGAACTTATATCGGAACATTGACCGCACAAAAATCCAATTTGATTTCCTTACGTGCTATGAAGGTGTTTTTGATGAAGAAATAAGAGGATTAGGTGGACAGATTCATAGAATTCCTTATGTTCCTGATGTCGGGCACTTTGGCTATGTAAAAGCATTACAAGATTTTTTTCAAACTCATCCACAATATAAGGTTGTTCATTCTCATATGGATAAGATGACAGGAATCGTTTTAGACGTAGCAAAAAGAAACCAAATACCTGTTCGTATAGCGCATAGTCATAATACAAGTAGTGAAGGTGGAATCGCAGCTAAGCTATATAAATGGTATGCAGGTACAAAAATTATACCGAGCGCTACTCATTTATTTGCCTGCTCAGAAAAAGCTGCAAACTGGTTATATTCTTCAAAAAGTAATCTTGCCAAAGTAATTAAGAACGGAATAGAAACGAGTTATTTTCAGTTTTCAAAAGAAACTAGAGAAGAAATGAAAAAAGAACTTCAATTACATGAAGATGCCGTTGTAATTGGTCATATTGGCCGATTTAATCATCAAAAAAATCATGCGTTTCTTATTGATATTTTTCAAGAAACATTAAAAACGATACCAAACGCTATTCTTGTATTAGCGGGAGATGGACCTTTACGCTCAGAAATAGAGAAGAAAATTAAAGTGCAAAATCTTGAAGATAGAGTGAAGGTTCTTGGGGTACGTAGTGACATAAATCGGTTACTTCAAGTATTTGATGTGTTTGTATTTCCATCATTTCATGAAGGTCTACCAGTTACCCTCATTGAAGCTCAAGGTGCCGGCGTACCATGTGTTATTACGGATGTCATTTCAACTGAAGTTGATATGGGAATGGGATTAATTTCATTTGTTCCATTAAAAGAAAAAGAACTATGGGTTAATCATATTCATAGAAGTATCGTAAACAGCAAAAATAGAAGTAATGTAACTTCCAATCTTGAGAAGAACGGTTATGACATTAAACAAACTGCTCAGTGGACGCAGGGATTTTATTTAGGATTTAGGTGA